One Cognatishimia sp. WU-CL00825 genomic window carries:
- a CDS encoding circularly permuted type 2 ATP-grasp protein: MTGNKKMFDEMLAGADQPRQPYEAYYDWFRQEDIKALKRKSQEAETFFRRIGITFNVYGQEEADERLIPFDIVPRIIAAKEWRTLERGIEQRVRAINAFLHDIYHRQEILRAGRIPRELIAGNEAFLPEMIGVKPPGGVYTHIVGTDLVRTGENEFFVLEDNARTPSGVSYMLENRETMQHMFPELFTKLKVRPVSAYPSLLRRSLADCAPADSPNAKPIVAVLTPGIHNSAYFEHAFLADQMGVELVESNDLRVEDGRVAMRTTQGYQSIDVLYRRVDDDFLDPLTFNPNSMLGVPGIMDVYRAGNITIANAPGTGIADDKALYSYMPDIVEFYTGEQAILKNVPTYRCSESDSLKYVLDNLAELVVKEVHGSGGYGMLVGPAASKKELATFEKKLCANPSNYIAQPTLALSTVPILAKSGLAPRHVDLRPFALMSPNRIDLTPGGLTRVALKKGSLVVNSSQGGGTKDTWVLGD, from the coding sequence ATGACGGGGAACAAAAAAATGTTTGATGAGATGTTGGCGGGCGCGGATCAGCCCCGGCAACCTTACGAAGCCTATTACGACTGGTTCCGCCAAGAGGACATAAAAGCGCTTAAGCGCAAATCCCAAGAAGCAGAGACCTTTTTTCGTCGTATCGGCATTACTTTTAACGTGTACGGACAAGAGGAGGCAGACGAACGTCTGATACCCTTTGACATTGTCCCAAGGATCATCGCTGCCAAGGAATGGCGCACGTTGGAACGGGGCATCGAACAGCGCGTACGCGCCATCAATGCCTTTTTACACGATATCTATCACCGCCAAGAAATCCTGCGCGCAGGCCGTATTCCCCGCGAGTTGATCGCCGGCAACGAAGCCTTTCTGCCTGAAATGATTGGCGTAAAGCCTCCGGGCGGCGTCTATACCCATATTGTGGGCACCGATCTGGTGCGCACCGGAGAAAACGAATTCTTTGTGCTCGAAGACAATGCCCGCACACCGTCCGGTGTCAGCTATATGCTGGAAAACCGCGAAACCATGCAGCATATGTTCCCGGAACTGTTCACCAAACTAAAGGTCCGGCCGGTCAGCGCCTATCCTTCACTGTTGCGCCGCTCGCTGGCAGATTGCGCCCCGGCTGACTCGCCAAATGCCAAACCTATTGTCGCGGTGCTAACGCCCGGTATCCACAATTCGGCCTATTTCGAACATGCGTTTTTGGCGGATCAAATGGGCGTAGAGCTGGTGGAAAGCAATGATTTGCGCGTCGAAGACGGCCGCGTTGCCATGCGCACCACCCAGGGCTATCAATCGATTGATGTGCTGTATCGCCGTGTCGATGATGACTTTCTTGATCCGCTTACATTCAATCCAAATTCAATGCTGGGCGTGCCGGGCATCATGGATGTGTATCGTGCGGGCAATATCACTATCGCCAATGCCCCCGGCACTGGCATTGCGGATGACAAAGCTCTGTATTCTTACATGCCGGACATCGTCGAATTCTATACCGGCGAACAGGCCATTTTGAAAAACGTGCCAACCTATCGCTGTTCTGAATCTGACAGTCTGAAATATGTGCTGGATAATCTGGCAGAGCTGGTGGTCAAAGAGGTGCATGGCTCGGGTGGATACGGCATGCTTGTTGGCCCGGCTGCCAGCAAAAAAGAACTGGCAACCTTTGAAAAGAAACTGTGCGCGAACCCATCCAACTACATCGCCCAGCCCACCTTGGCGCTTTCGACGGTGCCCATCCTTGCCAAATCAGGACTGGCACCGCGCCACGTCGATTTGCGCCCCTTTGCGCTGATGTCGCCCAACCGGATCGATCTGACCCCCGGTGGCCTGACTCGTGTTGCGTTGAAAAAGGGATCGCTGGTGGTGAACTCGTCTCAGGGCGGAGGCACCAAAGACACTTGGGTGCTGGGAGATTAA
- a CDS encoding ABC transporter permease has translation MNELLEGLLAAMRLIVSLDADLIEISLRSLYVTTSAVVIAALIGLPIGCWLAVRRFRFRRAVIALLNALMGLPPVVVGLIVYLLLSRSGPFGVFGLLFTPWAMIIAQVVIITPLIASIAHQAIRDLWAEYHDLLISLNTTRSQRMRTLLWDGRRALLTAALAGFGRGIGEVGAIMIVGGNIDHVTRVLTTAIALETGKGDFALALGLGFVLIFLAIAINLLIHSLSKTEVSGRW, from the coding sequence ATGAACGAGTTGCTCGAAGGTCTGCTGGCTGCCATGCGATTGATCGTGTCGTTGGATGCTGACCTGATCGAAATATCCCTGCGGTCGCTTTATGTGACCACCAGCGCGGTGGTGATCGCGGCTCTCATCGGTTTGCCGATTGGCTGCTGGTTGGCGGTTAGACGTTTCCGCTTTCGCCGCGCTGTTATTGCCCTATTAAACGCCCTGATGGGACTGCCGCCGGTTGTGGTTGGCCTTATTGTCTATCTGTTGCTGTCGCGCTCTGGTCCATTTGGGGTGTTTGGTTTGTTGTTTACGCCCTGGGCGATGATCATTGCCCAAGTTGTGATTATCACGCCGCTGATTGCCTCGATCGCTCATCAGGCCATTCGGGATTTGTGGGCAGAATATCATGATTTGCTTATTTCATTGAACACCACACGCAGCCAGCGCATGCGTACCCTTTTGTGGGACGGCCGCCGCGCGCTGTTGACCGCGGCTTTGGCAGGCTTTGGGCGTGGCATCGGCGAGGTGGGGGCAATCATGATTGTAGGCGGCAATATCGACCATGTGACCCGCGTCTTAACCACCGCCATTGCTCTGGAAACCGGTAAAGGCGACTTTGCGCTGGCGCTGGGGCTGGGGTTTGTTCTGATCTTTCTGGCCATCGCCATCAACCTGCTGATTCACAGCCTGTCCAAAACCGAGGTAAGCGGCAGATGGTAG
- a CDS encoding saccharopine dehydrogenase C-terminal domain-containing protein, with protein MQWNICIIGAGKIGQMIASLLRQSPNYSVTIADHDLGALGKMRAKGLATAQIDADDKTALTKTLTGFNAVISAAPFFLTPKIAAAAKAAGAHYFDLTEDVAATNVVRDLATNSKTAFMPQCGLAPGFVGIAGAALADKFDSLDSLHMRVGALPLFPTNALKYNLTWSTDGLINEYCNPCDAIVGGKLTQTAPLEDYEILGHDGVEYECFNTSGGLGTLPETLEGKAQAVSYRSIRYPGHRDILKLLLHDLGLERRRDLLKEIFESALPRTDQDVVLVYCTAKGMKDGSLREESYINKSFSREIDGRIWSAIQVTTAAGVLGVVDLMRQGKLPTAGFVRQEQVDLEAFLNTEFGRLYQDGNVRAHHQAA; from the coding sequence ATGCAGTGGAACATTTGCATTATTGGTGCGGGCAAAATCGGTCAGATGATCGCGAGCCTCTTGCGGCAATCGCCAAATTATTCGGTCACCATCGCGGATCATGATCTAGGCGCCCTTGGCAAAATGCGCGCCAAAGGCTTGGCAACCGCGCAAATCGATGCGGATGATAAAACGGCGCTGACCAAAACGCTGACCGGGTTTAACGCGGTGATTTCCGCCGCCCCGTTCTTTCTGACACCAAAAATTGCCGCTGCGGCCAAAGCGGCGGGCGCGCATTATTTTGATCTGACAGAAGATGTGGCTGCGACGAATGTGGTGCGGGATCTGGCGACCAACAGCAAAACGGCCTTTATGCCGCAATGTGGCCTGGCACCTGGGTTTGTTGGCATTGCGGGCGCTGCATTGGCCGATAAGTTTGACAGTTTGGACAGTCTGCATATGCGCGTGGGCGCCTTGCCGCTGTTTCCCACCAATGCGCTGAAATACAACCTAACTTGGTCCACTGATGGGTTGATCAACGAGTATTGTAATCCGTGTGACGCAATTGTCGGGGGAAAATTGACCCAAACGGCGCCCTTGGAAGATTACGAGATTCTGGGGCACGACGGGGTGGAATATGAATGCTTTAACACATCCGGCGGGTTGGGCACTTTGCCCGAAACGCTGGAAGGCAAGGCCCAAGCGGTGTCGTATCGGTCGATCCGCTATCCTGGCCATCGTGATATCTTAAAGCTTTTGCTGCATGATCTGGGCCTGGAACGGCGCCGGGATCTGCTGAAGGAAATCTTTGAATCCGCCCTGCCCCGCACCGATCAGGATGTGGTGCTGGTCTATTGCACGGCCAAAGGCATGAAAGACGGCAGTCTGCGCGAAGAAAGTTACATCAACAAATCGTTTTCGCGCGAAATCGATGGTCGGATCTGGAGCGCGATCCAGGTCACCACCGCTGCGGGAGTTTTGGGTGTGGTTGACCTGATGCGGCAAGGGAAATTGCCAACCGCGGGGTTTGTGCGCCAAGAGCAGGTGGATCTAGAGGCGTTCTTGAACACCGAATTTGGCCGCCTGTATCAAGACGGCAATGTCAGGGCCCATCATCAGGCAGCTTGA
- a CDS encoding proteasome-type protease, with the protein MTYCVGLMMHKGLVFMSDTRTNAGVDNISTFRKMFSWDVPGERSITLMTAGNLATTQSVISLLDERSKATGDRNPGILQAESMFQVATLVGDTLKEVICTHAEAGQRADSAFNASVLVGGQVGDGEPRLFLVYPEGNFIEASPDTPFLQIGETKYGKPILVRAFDPKMSFEDAIKLLMVSFDSTIKANLGVDLPLDVQIYETDSLTSGRSFRIEHDDPYYQKISEGWGHALRDAFGQLPGFEFPEK; encoded by the coding sequence ATGACCTATTGCGTTGGCCTGATGATGCACAAAGGCCTTGTGTTCATGTCCGATACCCGCACCAACGCGGGTGTCGATAACATCTCGACCTTTCGCAAGATGTTTTCCTGGGACGTTCCCGGCGAGCGGTCCATCACCTTGATGACGGCGGGCAATCTGGCCACCACGCAATCGGTGATCAGCCTGCTGGATGAACGCAGCAAAGCCACTGGTGATCGCAACCCCGGCATTCTGCAGGCCGAGTCGATGTTTCAGGTCGCGACCCTTGTGGGCGATACTCTGAAAGAGGTCATCTGCACCCATGCCGAGGCCGGTCAACGGGCCGACAGCGCCTTTAACGCCAGCGTGCTGGTGGGCGGCCAAGTGGGTGACGGCGAACCGCGGCTGTTTCTGGTCTATCCCGAGGGCAACTTTATCGAGGCCAGCCCCGACACGCCTTTCCTGCAAATCGGCGAAACCAAATACGGCAAACCCATTTTGGTGCGGGCCTTTGACCCCAAGATGAGCTTTGAAGACGCGATCAAACTTTTGATGGTGTCGTTTGACTCGACCATCAAAGCGAACCTTGGTGTTGATTTGCCGCTGGATGTGCAAATCTATGAAACCGACAGCCTGACATCTGGTCGCAGTTTCCGCATCGAACACGATGATCCCTATTACCAGAAAATCTCCGAAGGCTGGGGCCACGCCCTGCGCGACGCCTTTGGTCAGCTGCCCGGATTTGAGTTTCCGGAAAAGTAA
- a CDS encoding DeoR/GlpR family DNA-binding transcription regulator, which translates to MPLNQRQEDILGLLRDQGRVEVDDLAVRFAVTTQTVRRDLTELCERGLATRTHGGARNLVSASSFGYEERRLRQSAEKESIAKRTASLIPNGSSILLNIGTTTELVAAALATHEDLRVITNNINVIHILRGARLNSLVIAGGSVRQSDGAVVGAEAVEFIQRYKADFAIIGTSSLDEDGAVLDFDEREVAVARAILRNARTKILVADVSKFDRNAPVRICDVADLDYVITDKRPPLPFVQAAQAGGTKLINLEDNNV; encoded by the coding sequence ATGCCGTTAAATCAACGCCAAGAAGATATTTTGGGCCTTTTGCGTGATCAAGGGCGCGTCGAAGTCGACGACCTCGCGGTGCGCTTTGCTGTGACCACGCAAACCGTGCGACGCGATTTGACAGAACTATGCGAGCGGGGCTTGGCCACGCGCACGCATGGGGGCGCGCGCAATCTCGTATCAGCTTCCTCCTTTGGGTACGAAGAACGCCGCCTCCGCCAATCTGCTGAAAAAGAATCCATTGCCAAGCGCACCGCCAGCCTTATCCCCAATGGCAGCTCGATTTTACTCAACATCGGCACCACTACGGAACTGGTGGCTGCGGCGCTGGCCACCCACGAAGACCTGCGGGTGATCACCAATAATATCAACGTTATTCACATTCTGCGCGGCGCGCGTTTGAACTCTTTGGTGATAGCGGGCGGCTCTGTGCGTCAAAGCGACGGGGCGGTTGTGGGCGCTGAAGCGGTGGAATTCATTCAACGCTACAAAGCAGATTTCGCGATCATCGGCACCTCGTCTTTGGACGAAGACGGTGCTGTGCTGGATTTTGACGAACGCGAAGTTGCTGTGGCTCGCGCCATTCTGCGCAATGCCCGTACAAAAATTCTGGTGGCGGATGTCAGCAAGTTTGATCGCAATGCGCCAGTGCGCATCTGTGATGTGGCTGACCTTGACTATGTCATCACCGACAAACGCCCGCCGCTGCCCTTTGTCCAAGCGGCGCAGGCGGGTGGAACGAAACTTATCAATTTGGAAGACAACAATGTCTGA
- a CDS encoding transglutaminase family protein gives MADAKRLNIRHVTTYRYDTPVHYALQQLRLTPRNGNGQTVLEWNCTFTGGTSQVVFDDHFLNHTELVKVDQNATEVQIQCEGVVEVEDNAGVIGKHRGYAPLWLFMQDSVLTQPGPAITELATRIKTYQQDVDDIALLHALSAEITKAVVYEIGSTTSDTQAEDALAAGRGVCQDHAQIMISTARLLGFPARYVSGYLLMDDRIDQDATHAWCEVYTKDLGWVGFDVSNGISPDARYVRIATGRDYRDSAPILGIRQGDGIENLQVALQVQQ, from the coding sequence ATGGCTGATGCAAAACGATTAAATATCCGCCATGTCACAACCTATCGCTATGACACGCCGGTGCATTATGCATTGCAACAGTTGCGCCTGACACCGCGCAACGGCAATGGGCAGACCGTGTTAGAGTGGAACTGCACCTTTACTGGGGGCACTAGCCAGGTGGTTTTTGACGATCATTTCTTGAACCACACCGAACTTGTCAAAGTCGACCAGAACGCCACCGAAGTACAAATTCAATGCGAAGGCGTGGTGGAAGTCGAAGACAATGCAGGCGTGATTGGCAAACACCGGGGCTATGCGCCGCTGTGGCTTTTTATGCAAGACAGTGTGTTGACCCAACCGGGCCCCGCGATCACTGAACTGGCGACCCGTATCAAGACCTATCAACAAGACGTTGATGACATCGCGTTGTTACATGCGCTGTCTGCTGAAATCACCAAGGCCGTGGTCTATGAAATTGGCAGCACAACCAGCGATACTCAGGCAGAAGACGCGCTGGCCGCGGGGCGGGGGGTCTGTCAAGATCATGCGCAAATCATGATTTCGACCGCACGTTTGCTGGGCTTTCCAGCGCGCTATGTGTCAGGCTATTTGCTGATGGATGACCGCATCGACCAAGACGCCACCCATGCGTGGTGCGAGGTGTACACCAAAGATCTGGGTTGGGTTGGCTTTGATGTCTCCAATGGCATCTCGCCCGACGCACGTTATGTGCGCATTGCCACTGGGCGCGATTACCGCGATTCAGCCCCGATATTGGGTATTCGTCAGGGGGATGGCATAGAAAACCTGCAAGTTGCCTTGCAAGTACAGCAATAG
- a CDS encoding Lrp/AsnC family transcriptional regulator, translating to MKDSLDRKIIAVLQANARQSTSKIAETLGVARTTVHERIARMEDRGEITGYTVVLGHPNDAPMVQVIVSLSVQQPETKRIITRLKSYPEIKLCLSVNGEFDLLLSAEAPRIEDLDIMVDEIGAIPGVNRTKTSVVFGRRIDRT from the coding sequence GTGAAAGACAGTTTAGATCGAAAAATCATCGCCGTTTTGCAAGCCAATGCACGGCAATCTACTTCAAAAATCGCAGAGACATTGGGGGTTGCGCGCACCACCGTGCACGAGCGCATCGCGCGGATGGAGGACCGGGGCGAGATCACCGGTTATACGGTTGTGCTTGGGCACCCGAATGATGCGCCAATGGTGCAGGTGATTGTCTCTCTGTCGGTGCAACAACCGGAAACCAAACGCATTATCACCCGATTGAAATCTTATCCCGAGATTAAGCTTTGCCTGTCGGTCAATGGTGAATTTGACCTGCTGTTGTCCGCCGAGGCACCGCGCATCGAAGATTTGGACATTATGGTGGATGAAATCGGGGCCATTCCCGGTGTCAACCGCACCAAAACATCCGTTGTCTTTGGACGTCGGATCGATCGCACCTAA
- a CDS encoding TRAP transporter large permease, with amino-acid sequence MEPIEIGLIVSGGMLVMVVLGMRVAFAAGLAGMIGLIWIFWSKKGYDPEDFSWALTVAVKTAGQVPHSKISSQALSLIPTFILIGYLAYYAGLTKALFEAAKRWLAWVPGGLAVSTVFATAGFAAVSGASVATSAVFARIAIPEMLKIGYDKRFAAGVVAAGGTLASLIPPSAILVIYAIIVEQDVGKLLLAGFIPGAFSALVYGLLIIGLALSIKGFGPPVSGFTWRERFASLPPALPILFVVATIILFVYNPFGGDAWGTPTEGGAIGAFVVFLMALYQGMRWSQLKDALLETAKLAVMIFTIIWGVLIYVRFLGFAQLPAAFSDWITSLTMSPMLILVCILLAYAVLGMFMDAIGMLLLTLPVVYPAVMALNGGETVAAIDSSFGMSGPMCAIWFGILVVKMAEFCLITPPIGLNCFVVAGVRDDLSVQDVFKGVTPFFIADAITIALLVAFPQIVLWLPSLA; translated from the coding sequence ATGGAACCTATTGAAATTGGCCTGATTGTCTCTGGCGGAATGTTGGTGATGGTCGTGCTGGGTATGCGTGTTGCTTTTGCGGCGGGTTTGGCAGGTATGATTGGCTTGATTTGGATCTTTTGGTCCAAAAAAGGCTATGATCCAGAAGACTTTAGCTGGGCTTTGACCGTCGCGGTAAAAACCGCAGGGCAAGTCCCACACTCCAAAATTTCGTCTCAGGCCCTCAGCCTGATTCCGACATTTATTCTAATCGGCTATCTGGCTTATTACGCTGGCCTCACCAAAGCGCTGTTTGAAGCAGCCAAACGTTGGTTGGCCTGGGTGCCCGGTGGCCTGGCTGTATCCACCGTCTTTGCGACCGCAGGTTTTGCTGCAGTTTCAGGGGCTTCGGTGGCAACCTCCGCGGTCTTTGCGAGGATCGCGATCCCTGAAATGTTAAAAATTGGCTATGATAAACGGTTTGCAGCAGGGGTGGTCGCTGCGGGGGGGACGCTTGCATCTTTGATCCCTCCCTCAGCGATCCTGGTAATATATGCCATCATTGTGGAACAGGACGTGGGTAAATTGCTGCTGGCGGGCTTTATTCCTGGGGCGTTTTCAGCCTTGGTCTATGGCTTGCTAATTATCGGGTTGGCACTGTCAATCAAGGGCTTTGGGCCGCCAGTCTCTGGCTTTACGTGGCGTGAAAGGTTCGCATCTTTGCCGCCTGCGCTGCCCATCCTGTTTGTTGTCGCGACGATTATTCTGTTTGTTTACAACCCTTTCGGCGGAGACGCTTGGGGGACGCCAACAGAGGGTGGCGCGATTGGGGCCTTTGTGGTCTTTCTGATGGCGCTGTATCAAGGCATGCGTTGGTCACAGCTGAAAGATGCTTTGCTGGAGACCGCAAAACTGGCCGTGATGATCTTTACTATCATCTGGGGTGTGTTGATTTACGTGCGTTTTTTGGGCTTTGCCCAGTTGCCAGCCGCGTTTTCAGACTGGATCACCAGCCTAACAATGTCGCCCATGCTGATCTTGGTGTGCATCCTGTTGGCCTATGCGGTCTTGGGCATGTTCATGGACGCGATCGGTATGCTTTTGCTAACGTTGCCAGTGGTTTACCCAGCTGTGATGGCTTTGAACGGTGGTGAAACCGTGGCCGCCATAGACAGCTCATTTGGCATGAGTGGCCCGATGTGTGCCATTTGGTTTGGGATTTTGGTGGTGAAAATGGCAGAGTTCTGTCTGATCACACCGCCAATTGGCCTGAACTGTTTTGTGGTTGCTGGCGTGCGTGATGACCTGAGCGTGCAAGATGTGTTTAAGGGCGTGACGCCGTTCTTTATCGCTGATGCAATCACCATCGCTTTGCTTGTGGCCTTCCCGCAGATTGTGCTGTGGTTGCCATCTTTGGCCTAA
- the glpD gene encoding glycerol-3-phosphate dehydrogenase yields MSDTSDTLDLFVIGGGINGCGIARDAAGRGLTVALAEMNDLASATSSASTKLFHGGLRYLEFFEFRLVREALVERETLLRAMPHISWPMRFVLPYHKDMRFDAETPTSKLLTLFMPWMKGRRPAWLIRLGLFMYDHLGGRKILPGTSTVDLSSGPEGAPIDDRFAKAYEYSDCWVQDSRLVVLNARDAESRGAKIMTRTKVTQARREGDLWVIQTADTETGAVKEFKARMLINAGGPWVMDVISGVAGINSQEGVRLVRGSHIVTKRLYDHDKCYFFQGEDGRIIFSIPYEQDYTLIGTTDADHTDANVKPVCTDDERDYLLKFANGYFNQQLSQDDVVWTYSGVRPLYNDGASSATAATRDYVLRVNTDGGAPILNVFGGKITTYRRLAESALDEIAKFFPNLPGKWTAGVPMPGGDFPVEGVADLIARVAAKYGFLEPGQAQRLVRIYGTDTFAVLGAATSAEDLGQSFGAGITEAELNWAMQNEWVRDADDFLWRRTKLGLRLNDAQKSAIASYVDGKAQAA; encoded by the coding sequence ATGTCTGACACCTCCGACACTCTTGATCTCTTTGTCATCGGCGGCGGCATCAATGGCTGCGGCATCGCCCGCGACGCGGCAGGCCGCGGCCTGACCGTGGCTTTGGCGGAAATGAACGATCTGGCGTCTGCCACATCCTCGGCCAGCACCAAACTGTTCCATGGTGGTCTTCGATATCTGGAATTCTTTGAATTCCGTCTGGTGCGCGAAGCCTTGGTCGAACGCGAAACCCTGCTGCGCGCCATGCCCCACATCAGTTGGCCCATGCGCTTTGTGCTGCCCTATCACAAAGACATGCGGTTTGACGCTGAAACGCCGACTTCCAAGCTTTTGACCCTGTTTATGCCCTGGATGAAGGGCCGACGCCCCGCATGGCTGATCCGCTTGGGGCTGTTTATGTATGACCACCTCGGCGGGCGCAAAATTCTGCCGGGCACCTCTACCGTTGATCTATCTTCTGGTCCCGAAGGCGCGCCAATAGATGATCGTTTTGCCAAGGCCTATGAATATTCAGATTGTTGGGTGCAAGACAGCCGTTTGGTGGTTTTGAACGCCCGCGATGCCGAAAGCCGTGGCGCGAAAATCATGACGCGCACCAAAGTGACCCAGGCGCGGCGCGAGGGCGACCTGTGGGTAATCCAGACCGCTGACACCGAAACAGGGGCAGTCAAAGAATTCAAGGCGCGCATGTTGATTAACGCGGGCGGTCCCTGGGTGATGGATGTGATCAGCGGCGTGGCAGGCATCAACTCGCAAGAGGGCGTGCGTTTGGTGCGTGGCAGCCATATTGTGACCAAACGACTGTATGACCATGACAAATGCTATTTCTTCCAGGGCGAAGACGGGCGCATTATTTTTTCGATCCCCTATGAACAAGATTACACCCTGATCGGCACAACCGATGCCGATCACACGGATGCCAATGTCAAACCGGTGTGCACGGATGATGAGCGTGATTACCTGCTGAAATTCGCCAATGGCTATTTCAACCAGCAACTCAGCCAAGACGATGTGGTTTGGACCTATTCCGGCGTGCGCCCGCTGTACAATGACGGTGCCTCCAGCGCCACGGCGGCCACGCGCGATTATGTGCTGCGGGTCAATACCGATGGCGGCGCACCAATCTTGAATGTGTTTGGCGGCAAAATCACCACCTATCGCCGGCTTGCGGAAAGCGCGCTGGACGAAATCGCCAAATTCTTCCCCAACCTGCCCGGAAAATGGACCGCAGGCGTGCCGATGCCAGGCGGGGACTTCCCGGTCGAGGGCGTCGCGGATCTGATCGCGCGGGTCGCAGCCAAATACGGCTTTCTAGAACCGGGGCAGGCGCAGCGTTTGGTGCGCATCTATGGCACAGATACATTTGCGGTTCTGGGTGCGGCCACATCCGCAGAGGATCTGGGGCAATCCTTTGGCGCGGGCATCACCGAGGCCGAACTGAATTGGGCCATGCAAAACGAATGGGTGCGCGATGCCGATGATTTTCTATGGCGACGCACCAAACTTGGTCTGCGCCTCAATGACGCGCAAAAATCTGCGATTGCCAGCTATGTTGATGGCAAGGCTCAGGCGGCTTAA
- a CDS encoding TRAP transporter small permease produces MAGASLVLSDDSTLSRIDQSLNKFEKILALLSGLAVFSLMVLAVFSVSGRNFLNQPLPGYVDWIEQAMPLIAFMGISFTQRDGGHIRMDMLVGKLRGRLLYVAEFFTTFAVLVLMILLVWGTWAHFQRSFDFAAPMWSRDSSMDIALPIWPAKLLAPIAFSVLCIRLVLQLWGYARAFAENTDTPVAVPLIADAATQAAMEAEHVSGLESEK; encoded by the coding sequence ATGGCTGGCGCATCTTTGGTTTTATCGGACGACAGCACCCTGTCCCGCATCGACCAATCCCTTAATAAATTCGAAAAAATTCTGGCTCTTCTCAGTGGTCTGGCGGTGTTTTCGCTTATGGTTTTGGCGGTGTTCTCTGTCAGCGGCCGAAACTTTCTGAACCAACCCCTGCCCGGTTATGTGGACTGGATCGAACAGGCAATGCCGCTGATCGCCTTTATGGGCATCTCATTTACGCAGCGCGATGGTGGGCACATTCGCATGGATATGCTGGTCGGAAAACTGCGCGGCCGCCTGCTGTATGTGGCTGAATTCTTTACGACTTTTGCGGTCCTTGTACTTATGATCCTATTGGTTTGGGGCACCTGGGCGCATTTCCAGCGCAGTTTCGACTTTGCCGCACCGATGTGGAGCCGCGACAGTTCCATGGATATCGCTCTGCCTATTTGGCCTGCTAAGTTGTTGGCACCAATCGCCTTTTCGGTCCTGTGTATTCGGCTGGTCTTACAGCTTTGGGGATATGCACGGGCATTTGCAGAAAACACAGACACACCCGTTGCGGTGCCTTTGATTGCAGATGCTGCAACGCAGGCCGCAATGGAGGCCGAGCACGTCTCGGGCCTTGAGTCAGAGAAGTAA
- a CDS encoding alpha-E domain-containing protein produces the protein MLGKTAGGLFWMFRYLERAENTARLLEAGWHIALTRAADGSSNEWQSIIATAGMTQAYQAQHDSYEPAQVINFMLRDKQNPSSVMAAIDAARSNARLVRTALSSEVWEATNECWMLLKDLLSKPVSERSLHDTLTQIRFRTSVVRGALHGTMLRNDIFAFSRLGTFIERADNTARILDVKYYVLLPSAAYVGTTIDNAQWEVILRSVSARNSYRWLYGGESTPLTIANFLLLDARMPRSLAHCAREIGESLELLETEYNHRAEAQVQAEAMCHRLKTHSIDTIFEEGLHEVLSCFIADNAKLAGHIEEDFRFYG, from the coding sequence ATGCTGGGAAAAACCGCAGGCGGTCTGTTCTGGATGTTCCGTTATCTTGAACGCGCCGAAAACACTGCACGTTTGCTGGAGGCAGGCTGGCACATTGCCCTCACGCGCGCCGCCGATGGGTCGTCAAACGAATGGCAATCAATCATTGCAACTGCAGGCATGACACAGGCCTATCAAGCCCAACACGACAGCTATGAACCGGCGCAGGTGATCAATTTCATGCTGCGCGACAAGCAAAACCCATCCAGTGTGATGGCCGCCATCGATGCCGCCCGCAGCAACGCGCGGCTTGTACGCACCGCGCTCAGTTCCGAAGTCTGGGAAGCCACCAATGAATGTTGGATGCTACTGAAAGATTTGCTGTCAAAACCGGTCAGCGAACGCAGCTTGCATGACACGCTGACACAGATCCGTTTTCGCACTTCGGTGGTGCGCGGTGCGCTGCACGGCACCATGCTGCGCAATGATATCTTTGCCTTTTCGCGGCTTGGAACCTTCATCGAACGCGCCGATAACACCGCGCGCATTCTGGATGTGAAATACTATGTGCTGCTGCCCTCTGCAGCCTATGTCGGCACCACCATCGACAACGCCCAATGGGAAGTGATCTTGCGCTCTGTTTCAGCCCGCAATTCTTATCGCTGGCTTTATGGCGGCGAAAGCACACCGCTGACCATCGCCAATTTCCTGCTGTTGGATGCGCGTATGCCCAGGTCACTGGCCCATTGCGCCCGCGAAATCGGCGAAAGCCTGGAGCTGCTGGAGACCGAATACAACCACCGCGCCGAGGCGCAGGTTCAGGCCGAAGCCATGTGTCATCGGCTGAAGACCCATTCGATTGACACGATTTTCGAAGAGGGGCTGCACGAGGTTCTCAGTTGTTTTATCGCCGACAACGCCAAGCTGGCTGGCCACATCGAAGAGGATTTCCGGTTTTATGGCTGA